CTTCGATGATGATTGCGATGGATTGTGCTCTTTCCTCTTGTTTTGGCGCTATCTAAGGGAAGGGAAAGGATTTGTCGTGAAAGGCAGGCCATTGGTTGACTTGAAATATGCGAGAAAAGTTGAGGAAAACCTGCCCGACAAGGTTTTCATCCTGGATATTGCGCAGGTTGAGCAGGATTTTATCGACGAGGCAAGGAGGCTGGGCAGCAGCGTTGTCTGGGTTGACCACCACCCGCCTGAGGAAAGGGCAAATGTCAAGCATTATAATCCAAGATATCAAGGCAAGAACAGGCCGACCAGCCAGCTGTGCTGGGAGGTCACTGAAAAGGATGAATGGATTGGCGTTACAGGAACTGTTTCTGACTGGATGTACACTGATTTGGTAAAGGATTTCTCGAATAAAAGGCCCGAACTTATAGGGAAGGAAATCAAGACTGCAGAGCAGGCCCTGTATGACTCAAGGATTGGGCTTTTGGCAAGGATCCTCTCGTTCAACATGAAGGGCAAGCTTTCAGATGTGATGAAAGCCATTAAAGTGCTGACAAGGATACCGACACCCGAAGAAATCCTGGACCAGACATCTGATGCCGGAAAATTTATTTACAAAAGATATGAGAATGTGGACAAGATGTATTCCAAATTGCTCAAGCTCGCCATGAAAAAAGTTGACAAGGATGAGATTGTGGAGTATATTTACTCTGACGACCAGTGGAGCCTGACAAAAGACCTGTCAAACGAGATGGTTTACCGGCATCCCGATAAGGTGATAATAATCGGCCGCGAGAAGGATGGGGATGTCAAAATGAGCATAAGGTCAGTCAGGCATAATCTCCGGGCCATTCTTTCCAAATGCCTTATTGGAATTGAAGGGTATGGCGGCGGCCATGAGCATGCCTGCGGCGCGAATGTGAAAAAGCATGAC
This DNA window, taken from Candidatus Woesearchaeota archaeon, encodes the following:
- a CDS encoding DHH family phosphoesterase, whose protein sequence is MQINLKQLKDELDTASNPIFLFDDDCDGLCSFLLFWRYLREGKGFVVKGRPLVDLKYARKVEENLPDKVFILDIAQVEQDFIDEARRLGSSVVWVDHHPPEERANVKHYNPRYQGKNRPTSQLCWEVTEKDEWIGVTGTVSDWMYTDLVKDFSNKRPELIGKEIKTAEQALYDSRIGLLARILSFNMKGKLSDVMKAIKVLTRIPTPEEILDQTSDAGKFIYKRYENVDKMYSKLLKLAMKKVDKDEIVEYIYSDDQWSLTKDLSNEMVYRHPDKVIIIGREKDGDVKMSIRSVRHNLRAILSKCLIGIEGYGGGHEHACGANVKKHDLERFLRQFREEIGKTK